GCTCAGATAGATTGTATTGAATTGTGCCCAGATTTTAGAATGGAGGTAAAATGGCTGGAAGCATTCACCCCACCGAAGGGCGTGATTCAGTTGCCTGATAAGAAAATGCCCATGAGCTGTGGAACTTTCGAAGCTAATGAAACAGGGGTGTTTAGTGATACCGCTGCTTTCTCTCATTTGTTAACAGGAGTATCTGCTAACAAGGAAGATATGTACGAAATCTATCCAAAGAAAGGAGAGGTATGGGCTTTATACAGAAACTTCAAGTTCGACTGGAAGTGCTCCGACTTGAGGAAATGTAAGTATGATGTGGTTGAAGTTCGAGAGGTATACGATGATCGTTGGGTtatagtgttggttttggaacAGGTTACTGGTTTCAAGACATTATTCCAGGCTAAAACTGAAGCTGGGCGTGACTTCATCATGGCTATACCATGGATTGAGTTGTTTATATTCTCTCATCAAATTCCTGCCTTCCGTctgacagaagcaagatatgGAAGTTTGCGGTGCTGTTTGGAGCTTGATCCCAAATCGATACCAGCTTGTTTAATTTCTTCGAAGTAAATGGTTGTACGAGGGTCTTTTATTCCATCCAACTCCATATGCGCAGAACCCTTTGCGAACATTAACCAACCTTACCTAGTGCCTAATGATAGTGGAGGATACTCGCATGTCTTTGTAGAGGAGCTTCTTGGAGTTGTATTCCAGACTTGTAGGTGTCAGGTCAGTTCTCTTTTGTAGTTCTGCTGCCGCTTACAAGCTTGTATGTATGCATGTATGGTGGCGCATTTTGTTGCTAGCAGTAAATGTGAAAGGTGTTACATTTGTATGTAAACTTACACCACTTATTTGTAAGGGTGAAAGGACATGGAACTTCTATTTGGGCATGTGTGCTGCTGTTCTTTGTTTGTACTtaattgtaaattttgttataaaATCTGCAGGGTAACTACAACAATCTGaaatgtctttttttcttttctgtcttCAGTCAGGATCATGTATATGTTTATGTTTGGATAGATCAAATGTTGTAAGCTGAAATGCTCTGGGAATTTTACGGTTGTGATGGACAGATTGGATGAATGACGCAAACAGTCCAGTTTAATCCTGTACTCGGGAGCTTTTTCTCGGTTGTACCAGCACCAAAGTTTAAAAAAAACGTTATATATAGGGGCCGTGATAACGTTAAAACggcgaaaaagaaaaggaaattaatCTCTGAATCGtacttgatactctttccagtttCCACGTCATACTCAAGGCAAAAACTGTTCGAATTTTgctctttcttattcttcttcatcttcttctctcactcctcagttcttctcactcaaaatcttcattatttttttccctccaaaaaaacaaacaaacaaacaaactagtCGTAGGGTTTCGTATGATTGTATATCCATTATCACTAACAATATGATGGAAAGTGATAATTGCAGAAGCGATACCCTAGCTCAGTTCCCCTCACCTTCATCATCGCAATCGGTTCtaggtattttattttattttattttatttcaggattttttttctttcctttttatagaTTAAAAGGGGATATTCGTGATGCCCTAATTATGACACAATGTGGATCACcttcacacacacacaaaaaaaaagaacaacctTTACAGTTATTTGtgaatttttattgttttctcagGTCAGGTGAATCATTACCACAAGTTAGATAGTAATGATTTAATAATTTATGTTTGTGTTTCTTCAGATGGTATTagctgattttggttttgaattttgtgaattagGTGGAGATTTGTCCAAGGATGATGAGAATGCAAAAGAATTTGGTTTACCCAATGATACTGTGAGATATGAGGATGAAGAATTTGAATCTCAATTTGAAACTCAAGAATTAGAAGATGCAGATTGTCATGGGTTTGCTGACAGTGATGGAGAAGGAACAGATACGACTCTAGTATTGGAGGATAATGGTGACAATGATGATGGATGTCGTAGCGATGATACTCCAACgagttttaggaagaggaaggaCCTTGTTTTGGATTCTGACGCTTCGGCTGACAAGTGTGCTTCAGGTTTGTATGAATTCAATTTGTGCTATGAACTATCTATCATTCTGCCAAAACACATAGTTGGATTTACACTTAAAGATCGTTTGTTATGCGCTGTTCGTGGTGTTCACTAGAATTCTTTACCGGGCAAATGTAACACTGCGACTATATGGTAGTGCATCAATTGTGTCTTTAGAGTCTAGCCCTTGTGGGTGCGGTTTCATGTTACGGAACTGTAAGATGTGAACTTTTGTTGTTACTAGGGGTAGAGGTGGCGATGGATTAATAACTTGTTCGTTTTACTGGGTGGTGTAAATTTCTAGAGCTGTTTAATGTCGTCACTGATACCTAAAAGTTACTGGTGGCAAGGAAAGTCCTTTTAGGGGTAGATTGACACCCTTAGtgtgtgtttttttgttttgttttttcagttAGCTACTATAAATGAGTTTATATTAGTAAACTAAATTGCAGGTATTTGTCATTGGCTCAGGATCTGTGAAAAGGAGCCGTATGTCAGTATGTGTAGCATCATTAAAGGGTTTCTCTAATGAGGCTGCTCGCACTGTGTCAAAGAATCTTGGGGATGATGAAGAGATGGCTGATACAAGAAATCCAACTCCAGTCATAACTCAGTTTATAGATGATGCCAAAAGTGACCATGGTATGTGCAATCGGAACATAAAAGGAGGTAGAACAGTCGGTGCTAATACAGTAGTGAAAAAGCTTTCTTTTGAAGATACCTCAAATTTGAATAATTTCTCATTCAAAGATAATGAGAGTACTGATGGAGCACAAGATACAACTTTGTCGATTGATTTCAATCATCAACTCGCTGGGTTAAGCTATCTTGATTCAGAGGAACCTGGAGAATGGACTCAAAACAATGCATTAGATATTGTGGATAAGTTTTTGTCAGTCAACGACTTAAAGATGTCCCAAGAAGCTGTTCCAGAGAAAGCTAGTAATGAGAATAATTTTTCTGTGTCAAGGACAAAGGATACTCTAGAATTGGCTAAGAGAATAAATATCAGGAGCCCAACAAGAGATGTGAGTATTTTTGATTGGCGTGATATCCCAGAGGATGAGGAAGCTGGAATTTCCTCCTTTAAGAGTAAGAAAAAGGATAGAAGTTCCTCctgtaagaagaagaaagaaggtttGAGCCTCGGTAAAAGAATGACGGGTGTAGCTCGTTCAGACTCCAGTTTATTGTTAGATGACCCGAAAGGAGTAAGCAAAGGTATTGAAACATCTGAATTGGAGATCAACAACAGTTTCGAGTTCGGCAAACAACTAGATGCAGTAATTCAAGAGAAGCTGCCAGAAGTAACTGGTATAAACAATGATGCAATGGATATGTATGATGTTGGTTTTGATACCCAAATGGCTGCTCAAGCTATGCAAGACTTGCTCTGTGGGCACCCTGCCGGCCATGATAGTGATAATTCTCACCAACTTACAGAAAAGACTATTGTTCGTTCTCCCAGGGGTGATCCACAGATAAAATCTTGTTTAAAGCATGACTTGGTTCATAAGAAGCATCGTTCTACTGATACAGATGCTGCAATTAGACAAGATAAGAAAATGAAGATAGCGGAAGCAAAATCATGTAAAGAAATCACATCTCGTACTATCTCCGTAAAATTAAGGGGGAAGCCACGGAAACCAGCTTCAGGAGAGAAGCGAAAAGCAACGAACAACTTGAAACGGGAGGGTGCATATTCGGGCACAAAATCTAAAAAATCTGCTGACAGTAGAAAGACTGTGGTAGAACAGGTAATGAGAAGCGTCATAGGGGCCAATAGTTTGGACAATTTGTTAGAATCAAATGAAAATATCTCGCTAAACCAAAGTCTGTTGCAGGAGGTCGGTACGTTCACACCCATTGCTTGTCGTACGAGGCGATCTAGAACAGCAAAACCATTGGAAGGACTGAACTTATCTACCAATTCTGAAAGAGTCAAATCCCAATTGCCAAATATAAAGGAGCAGAGTCAGCAAAACAACCGAGATCTTGGAGGGTTCCACGAAGTAAGCGACTGCCGTCGGAGCAGGGGATCATGTTCAAATGTAGCTGTTCACTTGAACAGAGATTGTAACTTAGATGATCAGCCCAACGTGACAACGGAAGAAATCAACTTTGGATTTATTCCAAGGAGGAAAAGATCAAAATGCAGGGTCAGAGGTTCTTTTAACAGTGAAATGAAAAATGATACTGGGTCAATGGGAAAGAAGTTTGGAGAAACCATGGCGGGCAAAAATTTATGTGAATCAGGTCTAGCTGGTGGTACTGTAAACTGTTCTATAACTGTTGTCAATGGGAATTTGGTTCCTAAAGTTTTGGGCAAAGCCAAGTCATCAGGAGACTGTGGGAAAGTAACTGAAGTATTTATATCATCTAATGAAAATGCAGAACAGTGTAATACACTTGATGTAGCATCACCGGTCTTTACGCAGTACTATTGTCGGAAAAAATCTAGGAAGAAAAGCCTGCGAAGACCATTACTCGCAGAAGAACTTACTAGGTTAGATTCTATTGAAGCATCACCTAACCCTGTAGTGAAGGATCTGAGGAAAAGGAGAGATACGGCCAGCGTTCGTGTCTTGTTTAGCAATCACTTGGACGAGGATATAATAAAACATCAACAGAAGGTATTCCATTTTgctttattatttcttctttcaTAGTTTTGTAATTCGTTACTTATTGATTCCCAGTGCTCACACATGGGTTGGTGTTTGTTTCTTGTAGATTTCCAGACGGTTAGGCATTTATGttgcatcatcttcttcagaagcCACACACTTTGTTGCTGATCAATTTGCACGTACAAGGAATATGTTAGAAGCAATTGCTCATGGTAAACATGTGGTTACACATCTTTGGCTTGAAAGCTGCGAACAAGCTGGTTGTTTAATCGATGAGAAAAATTACATACTAAGGGatcccaaaaaagaaaaagagattggaTTCAGCATGCCAGTTACATTGGCACGTGCCCGCAAAAGTCCACTTTTACAGGTACATTCGAAATCCTAGGTTTAGTGCTATATAAGTTACTTTCGAAGTTCTTTGGTACCAATGATCTTTGACACAATAGGTTGCCGGTTGCTTGACCTGAAAGATTAAATTTGCAGGATAAACAAGTTTTCATCACACCAAATGTAAAACCTAGTAAACAACTGGTCTCCGACTTGGCCAAGGCAGTGCATGGTCAGGTATGCAAACCGTTTTAGAACTGCTTAAATGTATGTAATTACTTACTGCTCTTTTGACTGAAAACAAGAGAAAAATAAACTTCTACTGAAAATATCTTCCAGATTGTGGAGGAAATGGGGAAATTTGCGAAGAACAATAACAAAATTCCAGATGATCTTTTGGTATTTTCTTGTGAAGAAGATCACAGAATATGCATGCCTCTGGTTAAGAAaggtaaaaataaaaatggttttcatatttactttacttttcctaTATGAAAAATCTATTTGCTTTGCATATCAAGCAAGACATGTTTACAGATTTCTCTACTGACTTCAAAAATGCAGGAGCTGCAATTTATAGCTCAGAGATTCTACTGACGGGGATTATTGTTCAGAAACTGGAGTATGGGAGGTCAGTATTCCTGATGTAAAAtatgaacactttgttgttgtttgGTCTCTAACTTCCTTTGATTCACTTGATGACAGACATCGACTCTTCAGGGATCAATAGTAGGAGGATTTACCCACCACCACCCAACCAGAAGAATGATACAAGTTAAAACACTCGGTTCCTTGTTGTATCTTGTTCTCGGATGTAAATTATCTTCATTTTCTATGTTTTTCTTCATTCTCTCcccatttttttgttgttgtatattGTGGGAGTTCTCTTCAAACGTGGTTCTGTTGTATATCCTTGGTGCATTTAAAGTTCATCAATTTTGTCTTTAGCTCCTTGCTGCATTTAAAGTTCATCTTGTATTTCAGCCAACCTTTCAAGGTTTTCTACGAGCTCAAATTGCACAAGGTTTACATGACTTTTACATGACTTAACGAAAAATATCCGAGGACAAATAAGGCAAATAAGGACACAGAAACTTTAATACATGCTGCCGTTTAGAATGGGATCCACGGTAACATCATTACTTACGCATAGATGTTATAACTATTTCTGTCGTGTAATTATTACACCACGTTCTTGAAAGAAGATTGGAGGACGTTATAATTGGGCCGGCCGAGCCGAGAGAGGACCCTATATATGGTGAGcataaaaagattggatttgacGTCTGTCTAttaatgaaaatttgaaaatgccctccgttttttttctttttagtttagacattttcataaataagtgaaacaGGAAGGGTatgtggaaaataaaaaaaaaacaaaaaatggggTCATAAATTAAAATGTTGAAGTCATTTTTGTCAAAATCGATCTAGAGGTTCTGGTATCGAATCCCGGCCACCTCCAAAAATCTCaatctgttttcttttcttttcttccttttctttctttcttcttcttcttcctcttctcgaTTTCTTCTCAGAAAAATCAAATCGACGGGATTTCACTCGGGTAATCATTTCTTTTCAAACTTTGATGAAACTAAAGGATGTCGTTGATGCTACTGGGGTGGAACAAATCGACAGCGGCAGATGGAGAAATGGAGGCGCTGTAATGGTGAGATCGAGAAGAGGTTGAGTGGGTTTCGATGGACTTATCAAACAGTTCTAGTGAATATCTTCCACATTCAATCTATGGAGATTAGGGTTCTATTTATATGAAAAGATAATGAGAGTTGTTACAAAGATTGTtacaaaattttcaactttttcaaTGAACTGACTAACAACTTCTCCTAACATAATGATTGCTTAGGATAATGACTAGTGCTATTTACTAAGTCACTTGACTGACTGAGAGTCTTTAGAACAGACGAGTCCGTTATCCTTGAcacccccctcaagttgtacCTGAGTTGTCGAATGTGCAACTTGTTTCCAATAATCTGAAAACGCAGTGAAGATAGCCCTTTGGTAAATATATCCGCTAACTAGTCCTTTGAGCTGATATACCTGATATGGAGATGTTTACTTGCTACTCTCACCCTGACAAAGTGGTAGTCTATCTCGATGTATTTTGTCCTTGCATGGAACACCAGATTTGTTGTAAGATATGTTGCACCTAAGTTGTCACATCGTAAGGTGGGCGTAGAAGTAGTAATCCCTAATTCAGTTAGGAGTGACTGGATCCATATAACTTCTGAAGTGGCAACCGCATCACCCATATGTTCAACTTTCGTACTTGACTTCGAAACCGTCTTTTGTTTTCTTGTGCTCCAGGATATTAAGTTGCCTCCAAAATATATGCAGTACCCACTAGTTGATCTGCGATCATCCAAACTGCCAGCCCAGTCTGCATCTAAGTAGGCATtaagtgaaaaatcttgagatgacCGCAGATGAAGGCCATAGTCCACTATGTGCTTGAGATATCGGATAATCCTTTTGACAAGCTCCCACTGTTCAACATAAGGATCATGCATGTACTGACAAACCTTGTTTACAACCACTGAGATATCAGGTCTTGTCAGATGCACATactgcaacacacccattatacTTCGATATAATGTTGCATCCTTAAATCGTTCTGTCCCCTGTTTCTGAATTTTGGTATTAGGATCTAACAGGGTGCAAACAGGTTTTACACCATCCAGTTTAGTACGCTGCAAAAGATCatccacatattttctttgagtGAGTACCAAGTTTTACCCTTGTCTGATGACTTCTACTCCTAAAAAGAGGGATAAGTCACCCATATCCTTCACAACAAAAACAACACTAAGGTCAATAATTAGTTGTTGTATTTGAGCTGAATGCGACCCTGTGAcaataatgtcatcaacatacaccaaaACATAAGTGATAGAGTTGGATGTTTGAAGTACAAACAACAAGCTGTCTGCAATAGAACCCTTGAAACTAAGTTGTATTAGAGAACCACTAAGCTTTGAAAACTAGGCTCGCGGAGCCTGCTTGAGGCCATATATAGCTTTATGTAATTTACACACATGATTAGGATAGTTAGGATTAACATAACCTGCCGGCTGCTTCATATAAACATCCTCCTCTAGCTTACCATGAaggaatgtgttagagcatagctcggttgaacccaccaagcattggtatgtcaagtttggttgtcatattttagtgaatcaaaactcatttaaagagtcgcttgattatatgctagagtggtaactgatcacaagttttaccataagaagtggtaaccgatcctagtacttatttatccattttatggtaactagtgtaaccgatcctagtacccacttggaggtagaacagaaactttatgttgaggtagaaccatgaaacccattaatggtgatttgattggataatcaatcacatagttcttggaagtcaaatgaaccaattttaaacttgtttggaagtgtggcaaatcggttccaagattgtaaatatgaaaaaggatttacaaagtaaagatgtcgacatactttgaacatgtgcagtaactcttatcttttattgttcaaaaatattccttaatagctaaaggagaatcccggatcgaaataaattgagaatcttttaattaaggtttttagttttaaatgcttttaatttccagcaattaaaatgcatatctttagaaaataaaaattagtaatgtgcatttactagttggagattttctactgagatttcggtcaatatttggacagtgcatttctaggaattatggaaatcgtattttgaaatatattgcatatcttgagaatatttttggttttggaaattccttagtgtccaaatttccttgtctataaataccgaagtttgcatttctagcaaactaatcctcagagccggcaaaactacctagttgtgttgttactggtggagccgtctattcagagaggaaagtaccctaattaggcgaaatctcttacgaccgctcgttttaaagacgtCTTTGGGAttaggaagctctacgagtaccgttggtgggaaactagataattgcagtttattattagttttcgattgatttgattgactaaaggttgttgaactttgattgcacctagtttgtttatgcttgagaatcttctcttatgatataagattcaatcaaactagatcgaagtgtcaacgaggatctttagaactgtttgtagatctaaatgcgtcttgtgatagtccattgttaacagactccgttctgtgtgtgattgatcacaagagattcaagttatttgtgtgcaggtgtttattgacgatcaataatctttggtgtgcacaatacttatttcggatggaaagggatccaactataatcggtttatgtttgtgatagattggattgattagttgagtagatcgacatcaatacgtttctttgtgatttgaAGTATTGACTGCAaagtcttgacaattactttgtagagattgatctaaggacccgacaaaggagtttattgggataaacggaacatccttttttcaaactcatatcacgttgtttgaaaagagttgttaccgaacagatttgttgttcctttactatttagaatacgaaccaaaggaatttttccaagtgcgtgacttattacaagttggaggcacagggatactgagggaactaggtgaactataggtttagttgcttggtctcaactatacgaagttggtttgattttatataactgcttaattctgaaagtattcaattctgtactcggtcc
This DNA window, taken from Papaver somniferum cultivar HN1 chromosome 3, ASM357369v1, whole genome shotgun sequence, encodes the following:
- the LOC113357412 gene encoding uncharacterized protein LOC113357412 isoform X1, with the translated sequence MMESDNCRSDTLAQFPSPSSSQSVLGGDLSKDDENAKEFGLPNDTVRYEDEEFESQFETQELEDADCHGFADSDGEGTDTTLVLEDNGDNDDGCRSDDTPTSFRKRKDLVLDSDASADKCASGSVKRSRMSVCVASLKGFSNEAARTVSKNLGDDEEMADTRNPTPVITQFIDDAKSDHGMCNRNIKGGRTVGANTVVKKLSFEDTSNLNNFSFKDNESTDGAQDTTLSIDFNHQLAGLSYLDSEEPGEWTQNNALDIVDKFLSVNDLKMSQEAVPEKASNENNFSVSRTKDTLELAKRINIRSPTRDVSIFDWRDIPEDEEAGISSFKSKKKDRSSSCKKKKEGLSLGKRMTGVARSDSSLLLDDPKGVSKGIETSELEINNSFEFGKQLDAVIQEKLPEVTGINNDAMDMYDVGFDTQMAAQAMQDLLCGHPAGHDSDNSHQLTEKTIVRSPRGDPQIKSCLKHDLVHKKHRSTDTDAAIRQDKKMKIAEAKSCKEITSRTISVKLRGKPRKPASGEKRKATNNLKREGAYSGTKSKKSADSRKTVVEQVMRSVIGANSLDNLLESNENISLNQSLLQEVGTFTPIACRTRRSRTAKPLEGLNLSTNSERVKSQLPNIKEQSQQNNRDLGGFHEVSDCRRSRGSCSNVAVHLNRDCNLDDQPNVTTEEINFGFIPRRKRSKCRVRGSFNSEMKNDTGSMGKKFGETMAGKNLCESGLAGGTVNCSITVVNGNLVPKVLGKAKSSGDCGKVTEVFISSNENAEQCNTLDVASPVFTQYYCRKKSRKKSLRRPLLAEELTRLDSIEASPNPVVKDLRKRRDTASVRVLFSNHLDEDIIKHQQKISRRLGIYVASSSSEATHFVADQFARTRNMLEAIAHGKHVVTHLWLESCEQAGCLIDEKNYILRDPKKEKEIGFSMPVTLARARKSPLLQDKQVFITPNVKPSKQLVSDLAKAVHGQIVEEMGKFAKNNNKIPDDLLVFSCEEDHRICMPLVKKGAAIYSSEILLTGIIVQKLEYGRHRLFRDQ
- the LOC113357412 gene encoding uncharacterized protein LOC113357412 isoform X2, with amino-acid sequence MMESDNCRSDTLAQFPSPSSSQSVLGGDLSKDDENAKEFGLPNDTVRYEDEEFESQFETQELEDADCHGFADSDGEGTDTTLVLEDNGDNDDGCRSDDTPTSFRKRKDLVLDSDASADKCASGSVKRSRMSVCVASLKGFSNEAARTVSKNLGDDEEMADTRNPTPVITQFIDDAKSDHGMCNRNIKGGRTVGANTVVKKLSFEDTSNLNNFSFKDNESTDGAQDTTLSIDFNHQLAGLSYLDSEEPGEWTQNNALDIVDKFLSVNDLKMSQEAVPEKASNENNFSVSRTKDTLELAKRINIRSPTRDVSIFDWRDIPEDEEAGISSFKSKKKDRSSSCKKKKEGLSLGKRMTGVARSDSSLLLDDPKGVSKGIETSELEINNSFEFGKQLDAVIQEKLPEVTGINNDAMDMYDVGFDTQMAAQAMQDLLCGHPAGHDSDNSHQLTEKTIVRSPRGDPQIKSCLKHDLVHKKHRSTDTDAAIRQDKKMKIAEAKSCKEITSRTISVKLRGKPRKPASGEKRKATNNLKREGAYSGTKSKKSADSRKTVVEQEVGTFTPIACRTRRSRTAKPLEGLNLSTNSERVKSQLPNIKEQSQQNNRDLGGFHEVSDCRRSRGSCSNVAVHLNRDCNLDDQPNVTTEEINFGFIPRRKRSKCRVRGSFNSEMKNDTGSMGKKFGETMAGKNLCESGLAGGTVNCSITVVNGNLVPKVLGKAKSSGDCGKVTEVFISSNENAEQCNTLDVASPVFTQYYCRKKSRKKSLRRPLLAEELTRLDSIEASPNPVVKDLRKRRDTASVRVLFSNHLDEDIIKHQQKISRRLGIYVASSSSEATHFVADQFARTRNMLEAIAHGKHVVTHLWLESCEQAGCLIDEKNYILRDPKKEKEIGFSMPVTLARARKSPLLQDKQVFITPNVKPSKQLVSDLAKAVHGQIVEEMGKFAKNNNKIPDDLLVFSCEEDHRICMPLVKKGAAIYSSEILLTGIIVQKLEYGRHRLFRDQ